TACTTCTGTCTTTGGCGAAAATTTGCTACCGATTCTACTATTCCCAAGGAAATGAAGTTAGTCAGCATCGCAGAACGCCCATAACTCATCCAAGGTAGGGGAATTCCTGCCACAGGTGCTAAACCAACAGTCATACCAATGTTGACAATCAAGCGAAACACAATCATGGACAAAACGCCAATAGCCAACAAGGAACCAAAGTTATCTTTGGCGGTTTGGGCAACATGCAGTAGACGGAAGCAAATTAAGCAGAAGACAAACAGCACTACTAAACAACCGACAAAACCAAATTCTTCGCCCACTGCGGAGAAAATAAAGTCTGTATGCTGTTCTGGTACAAAATTCAGTTGTGTCATGGGCACCTTGAACAGACCCCATCCCCAGATTTCACCAGCACCAATAGCAATGCGAGATTGGATTAAGTGATATCCAGCACCGAGTGGATCGTGATCGGGATTCATGAATACAGTTAGTCGGTCTTTTTGATACTCTTTCAAAATATGCTTCCAGGCGAAGACTCCTAATTCACCACCCAGGATATTGAGAGTCCATGCACCGATAGCACCTAAACCAAATCGACGCCAGGGAAGAGTTTGCCAGCCCACAATAGCCATCGCAACTGACCAAACTATCCCTAATGGGCCAAAAGATAGTTCTTTAAATAAAACTATTGGTGCTGATAAAGGCCAAGAGATACTAAACAAAATGGCGGCAACCACCGGAGAAATCATCAGAATTAACCAGCCTGGGTTAGCATTTGCCCAGTAAAGCATTCCTAAGACGATCGCACAAAAAACCATTGATGTTGCTAAATCTGGCTGTAAAAATATTAATCCCCAAGGTACAGCGGTGATTGCCAGAACACGGAAAACACCTTCGAGAGTAGAAGCAGTGCGCCTGTGTAGCAAAGCAGCTAAGGTGATGATCATGCCGACTTTGGCAAATTCTGAGGGTTGGACATTGAAACCAGCAATAGGAATCCACCGCTGTGCCCCTTTGGCGCTACTACCAGCAATCATCACTATGATTAAGCTGAAGTTCGTTATTGCATAAGTTACCCAGTGCCACTGCATCAAAAGTTCGTAACGGATGCGAGATAAAAACAGGGCTATAAGCACGCCGATACCCGCTACCATCCAGTGCCACCACCAGTCAGTTACTGGCTGCTTCAGTTCCGTACTGAGAATCATCAGGCCGCCAAATATACTGACAGCAATCGGCAAACAAAAAAGTAGCCAATCTACATGCTGCCAGGGCTTAACCCAAGACTTCCAGCGAATTTTGGGGAGCGATCGTTTTAACAACATTGTGCCAGTTTAGACTTTAGCTTTAATTGTTGGGGATTGGAGTTTGAGAATTAGTCAATAATCAATATTTATTCTTCCCCAACTTCTCTAATCCCTAACACCCAATTTCTAGTATTCCCAAGCCATAGCCCAGGAAGTAGATAGAAATTAAAATTTATAATTATGTCAGGGCAGCAACTGATACTTTACCAGCAATGGTAAGAGCGATCGCTGTTAATGCTTTTGCTGAAGCTGAATCTGGGTCGCCAACAACTATTGGTACACCGCTATCACCACCAACTCGCGTGGAAATTTCTAGCGGTACGCACCCCAACAGTGGCACTCCCAATTCCGCAGCTGTTTTGGAGCCACCACCGGAACCAAAGATATCATATTGCTTATCTGGTTGATCGGGGGGGATAAAATAGCTCATATTTTCCACGATCCCCAATACCGGAACATTCATCTGCTGGAACATCCGCAATCCCTTGCGAGAATCTAACAGAGCTACGTTTTGCGGTGTGGTGACAATTACTGCCCCTGCCATCGGTACTGCTTGGGTTAAAGTTAACTGAGCATCTCCGGTTCCTGGTGGCATATCTACAATCAGATAATCCAGTTCTCCCCATTGCACTTGATAGAGAAACTGGCGAATTACACCATTGAGCATAGGCCCCGCNCAAATTACTGGTTGATCTCGGTCAATCAAAAAGCCCATCGAAACTAATTTGACGCCGTGATTAAAAGCAGGTTCCAGGATCTCACCGGTTTCAGTAGAACGCACAACAATTTGGGCATCAGCCAGACCCAGCATGGTGGGGTCATTGGGGCCGTAAATATCAGCATCTAGCAAACCGACTTTCGCCCCAGTTTGAGCTAGAGCCACTGCGACATTCACCGCCACCGTACTTTTACCAACGCCACCTTTACCGCTGGAAACAGCAATAATATTTTTCACTCCAGAAATACCAGTGCGATCAGGTAAACTTTTTTGTTGTGGTGTTTCTGCCGTCACTTCTATACTGACATCTGTCACGCCTGGGAGTTTTTTGACAGCTTTCTGACAGTCTTCGACAATAAATTCACGTAAAGGACAGGCAGGGGTGGTTAACACTAAAGTGAAACTAACCTTACCACCATCAATTTTTACGTTGCGAATCATATTCAGTTCTACCAGACTTTTGCGGAGTTCTGGGTCTTCCACTGGTCGCAAAACTTCTAAAACAGAGCGGGAATCGAGGACATCGTACATAAAAATTCAAAATTCAAAAAGAATAAATACACTTGGGGGGAATATCTTAGCTATTAACTGGATGCCTTCTTAAGTAAGGTCAGCTAAGTTTTATCACTGTTACTGCCGTGACAAAACTTAGCAAATAGCATTATT
This portion of the Nostoc sp. GT001 genome encodes:
- a CDS encoding Mrp/NBP35 family ATP-binding protein — protein: MYDVLDSRSVLEVLRPVEDPELRKSLVELNMIRNVKIDGGKVSFTLVLTTPACPLREFIVEDCQKAVKKLPGVTDVSIEVTAETPQQKSLPDRTGISGVKNIIAVSSGKGGVGKSTVAVNVAVALAQTGAKVGLLDADIYGPNDPTMLGLADAQIVVRSTETGEILEPAFNHGVKLVSMGFLIDRDQPVIXAGPMLNGVIRQFLYQVQWGELDYLIVDMPPGTGDAQLTLTQAVPMAGAVIVTTPQNVALLDSRKGLRMFQQMNVPVLGIVENMSYFIPPDQPDKQYDIFGSGGGSKTAAELGVPLLGCVPLEISTRVGGDSGVPIVVGDPDSASAKALTAIALTIAGKVSVAALT
- the rodA gene encoding rod shape-determining protein RodA, with translation MLLKRSLPKIRWKSWVKPWQHVDWLLFCLPIAVSIFGGLMILSTELKQPVTDWWWHWMVAGIGVLIALFLSRIRYELLMQWHWVTYAITNFSLIIVMIAGSSAKGAQRWIPIAGFNVQPSEFAKVGMIITLAALLHRRTASTLEGVFRVLAITAVPWGLIFLQPDLATSMVFCAIVLGMLYWANANPGWLILMISPVVAAILFSISWPLSAPIVLFKELSFGPLGIVWSVAMAIVGWQTLPWRRFGLGAIGAWTLNILGGELGVFAWKHILKEYQKDRLTVFMNPDHDPLGAGYHLIQSRIAIGAGEIWGWGLFKVPMTQLNFVPEQHTDFIFSAVGEEFGFVGCLVVLFVFCLICFRLLHVAQTAKDNFGSLLAIGVLSMIVFRLIVNIGMTVGLAPVAGIPLPWMSYGRSAMLTNFISLGIVESVANFRQRQKYY